The Candidatus Koribacter versatilis Ellin345 genome has a segment encoding these proteins:
- a CDS encoding YIP1 family protein: MSSQAVAPPAGEPLSEGARVINTFVAPSKTFADINRSAMWWLPFVIMVIVSIAFVFVVDKKIGFEKVTENQVKLNPKQYDQLEQLPPDQREQRMAVGAKFSRYISYGYPVIALIFLTIVSLILWGSYSFGAGAQVSFGKSMAVVVYANMVGIMKAILAIITIFAGADTDNFTFQNPVATNLGFLIDPLQHKVLYALGTSIDIVNFWILALVAIGFTYVCKVKKGTSFAIVFGWWAVLTLIGVGAAAIF; encoded by the coding sequence ATGTCCAGTCAAGCAGTGGCGCCTCCGGCGGGTGAACCGTTGTCTGAAGGCGCTCGTGTTATCAACACCTTCGTTGCGCCCAGCAAGACCTTCGCCGACATCAATCGCAGCGCGATGTGGTGGTTGCCATTCGTGATCATGGTGATCGTCAGCATAGCTTTCGTATTCGTTGTCGACAAGAAGATTGGCTTCGAGAAAGTTACCGAAAACCAGGTAAAACTGAATCCCAAGCAGTACGACCAGCTCGAGCAGCTGCCCCCGGACCAACGTGAGCAGCGCATGGCCGTCGGCGCTAAGTTTTCGCGGTATATCTCCTATGGATATCCCGTAATCGCCCTGATTTTCCTCACCATTGTCTCGCTGATCTTGTGGGGCAGCTATAGCTTTGGCGCTGGAGCACAGGTCAGCTTCGGGAAATCGATGGCTGTTGTGGTCTACGCCAATATGGTGGGTATCATGAAGGCAATATTGGCCATCATTACGATCTTCGCTGGCGCAGATACCGACAACTTTACCTTCCAAAATCCAGTGGCAACGAACCTGGGGTTCCTGATCGATCCTCTGCAGCACAAAGTGCTCTATGCACTCGGCACTTCCATCGACATCGTCAACTTCTGGATCCTGGCACTGGTTGCGATCGGCTTTACCTACGTGTGCAAGGTGAAGAAGGGAACGTCTTTCGCGATCGTCTTCGGCTGGTGGGCAGTGCTCACGCTCATTGGAGTGGGTGCGGCGG
- a CDS encoding ABC transporter ATP-binding protein: MALVEVRHLTKVFAGETLLGGRISEVCAVDDVSLTIERGETLGLVGESGSGKSTLGRLILRLIEPTLGEIFFEGRDLLRANHSELRHLRRDMQIIFQDPFGSLNPRMRVADVLAEPYLVHEKMTAETVRAKTSELLKAVGLDASALTRYPHEFSGGQRQRIGIARALALRPKLIVADEPVSALDVSVGAQIVNLLQRLQREFSLTYLFISHSMPVVRYLSTRIAVMRFGKLLEVGSAEQITERPQDSYTQSLLAATPEITLS, encoded by the coding sequence ATGGCGCTGGTCGAGGTGCGTCACCTCACTAAGGTCTTCGCGGGGGAGACTCTGCTTGGGGGCCGAATCAGCGAAGTGTGCGCCGTTGACGACGTTTCTCTCACCATTGAGCGCGGCGAAACGCTTGGCCTCGTTGGCGAATCCGGGTCTGGCAAGAGCACATTAGGCCGACTCATTCTCCGACTGATCGAGCCTACCTTGGGCGAGATATTCTTCGAAGGCCGCGACCTCCTTCGCGCGAACCACTCCGAACTGCGGCATCTCCGGCGCGACATGCAGATCATCTTCCAGGATCCTTTCGGATCCCTTAATCCGCGAATGCGCGTCGCGGACGTGCTTGCTGAGCCGTATTTGGTCCACGAGAAAATGACCGCCGAAACCGTTCGCGCGAAGACCTCAGAACTGTTGAAGGCGGTTGGCCTCGACGCCTCGGCTCTGACTCGCTATCCGCACGAGTTCAGCGGAGGCCAACGCCAGCGTATCGGGATCGCCCGGGCCCTGGCGCTGCGCCCGAAACTAATCGTTGCCGACGAGCCCGTCTCTGCACTCGATGTCAGTGTGGGTGCTCAGATTGTGAACCTGCTACAGCGGCTCCAGCGAGAGTTCTCACTGACCTATCTGTTCATCTCCCATTCCATGCCGGTGGTTCGCTATCTTTCGACGCGGATTGCGGTTATGCGGTTTGGGAAATTGCTGGAAGTCGGCTCGGCTGAACAAATTACAGAGCGTCCGCAGGACTCCTACACGCAGTCGTTGCTGGCCGCCACCCCGGAAATCACGCTCTCATAA
- the thrS gene encoding threonine--tRNA ligase: MSDQIKVKLPDGSVKEVSKGTTALDIAKGISPRLADAALAAKVAPLPHNGDQPEARLVDLTRPLEEDSELKLLTDRDPEALEVYRHSSAHLLAAAVLDLFPETKLGHGPSTENGFFYDFYRQTPFTPEDLEKIEKRMQELVKEDVPYAREFLPREESLERFKTEGDFMKCHFIEQFTKPDEKISIYKTGKFLDFCRGPHIPSTGKIKAFKLLNIAGAYWLGDEKNPQLQRIYGTSFFSKKDMDEYFAKLEEAKKRDHRVLGKQLDLFSIQELAGPGLIFWHPKGGIIRKEMEDWMREEYLKRGYSLVVTPHVARTDLWKISGHTGYYKQNFFTPMELDDAEYMLKPMNCPGHVLIYRDQLRSYRDLPMRLGEMGTVYRYERSGVMHGLLRVRGFTQDDAHIFCTPSQIEDEISGCIDFAISVLHTYGFNEFKVELSEWDPNDRKSFIGTDEQWNLAQGSLKKVLDARGIPYKSMPGEAAFYGPKIDVKLVDAIGRLWQLSTVQFDFTLPQRFELEYVGEDGKRHQPLMVHRALYGSIERFFGVLIEHYAGAFPVWLSPVQTVLVPIGEKHLEYANKVGDVLKAKGIRVEVDGRNEKMNAKIREHALQKVPFILVVGDKEAEATSVNVRTRGKDKTETVPLDSFVERIEKLIAEKKPTLD; the protein is encoded by the coding sequence ATGTCTGACCAAATCAAAGTAAAACTCCCCGACGGAAGCGTAAAAGAAGTCTCCAAAGGCACCACTGCCCTCGATATCGCAAAAGGCATCAGCCCGCGCCTGGCCGACGCCGCTTTGGCCGCGAAGGTCGCACCGCTTCCACACAACGGCGACCAGCCCGAAGCAAGGCTCGTGGACCTGACTCGTCCGCTTGAAGAAGACAGCGAACTGAAACTCCTCACCGATCGCGACCCCGAAGCGCTCGAGGTCTATCGCCACTCGTCCGCGCACTTGCTGGCGGCAGCCGTACTCGATCTCTTCCCGGAAACCAAGCTCGGCCATGGTCCCTCCACCGAGAACGGTTTCTTCTACGATTTCTATCGGCAAACGCCGTTCACCCCCGAAGACCTCGAGAAGATCGAGAAGCGCATGCAGGAGTTGGTGAAGGAAGACGTGCCTTACGCGCGTGAGTTCCTGCCCCGAGAGGAAAGTCTGGAGCGCTTCAAGACCGAAGGCGACTTCATGAAGTGCCACTTCATCGAACAGTTCACCAAGCCCGATGAAAAGATCTCGATTTATAAGACCGGCAAGTTCCTCGACTTTTGCCGCGGCCCGCACATTCCCTCGACCGGGAAGATCAAGGCGTTCAAGCTGCTGAATATCGCCGGCGCCTACTGGCTCGGCGACGAGAAGAACCCGCAACTCCAGCGCATCTATGGCACCTCGTTCTTTTCGAAGAAAGACATGGACGAGTACTTCGCCAAGCTGGAAGAAGCGAAGAAGCGCGATCATCGCGTGCTCGGCAAGCAGCTCGATTTGTTCTCGATTCAAGAACTCGCCGGCCCCGGGCTGATCTTCTGGCATCCGAAGGGCGGCATCATTCGCAAGGAGATGGAAGACTGGATGCGCGAGGAGTATCTGAAACGCGGATACTCGCTCGTCGTAACTCCGCATGTGGCGCGCACCGACCTCTGGAAGATCAGCGGCCACACCGGTTATTACAAGCAGAACTTCTTCACGCCCATGGAACTCGATGATGCCGAGTACATGCTGAAGCCGATGAACTGCCCCGGCCATGTCCTCATTTATCGTGACCAGCTCCGTTCCTATCGCGATCTGCCCATGCGTCTCGGTGAGATGGGAACGGTATACCGCTACGAGCGCTCCGGCGTGATGCACGGGTTGTTGCGTGTCCGCGGCTTTACCCAGGACGATGCGCACATCTTCTGCACGCCCAGCCAGATTGAAGACGAAATCAGCGGCTGTATCGATTTCGCCATCTCTGTCCTGCACACCTACGGCTTCAACGAGTTCAAGGTTGAACTGAGCGAGTGGGATCCGAATGATCGCAAGAGCTTCATCGGAACCGACGAGCAGTGGAACCTCGCACAGGGCTCGCTGAAGAAGGTGCTCGACGCGCGTGGGATTCCGTATAAGTCCATGCCAGGCGAAGCGGCATTCTACGGGCCGAAGATTGACGTCAAGCTCGTGGACGCCATCGGACGCCTCTGGCAGCTCTCGACGGTGCAGTTCGACTTCACCTTGCCGCAGCGCTTCGAACTTGAGTACGTGGGCGAAGACGGCAAGCGCCATCAGCCGCTCATGGTGCACCGTGCGCTCTACGGCTCCATTGAACGCTTCTTCGGCGTGCTCATCGAGCACTATGCGGGCGCGTTCCCGGTGTGGCTATCACCAGTGCAGACGGTGCTGGTGCCCATCGGCGAAAAGCACCTTGAGTATGCCAACAAGGTTGGAGACGTGCTTAAGGCCAAGGGCATCCGCGTGGAAGTGGACGGGCGCAACGAGAAGATGAACGCGAAGATCCGCGAGCATGCGTTGCAGAAAGTGCCGTTCATCCTCGTCGTGGGCGACAAGGAGGCAGAGGCCACCTCGGTGAATGTCCGCACCCGCGGCAAAGATAAGACGGAGACGGTGCCACTCGATTCCTTCGTGGAGCGAATTGAGAAGCTGATCGCCGAGAAGAAGCCTACGCTGGATTAG
- a CDS encoding IPT/TIG domain-containing protein: protein MFTTRRLGAMVAVIAAALFFASCSPIDLVCNSARPVPVIATITPSSATFADVQASLTLTVDGSKFVSSSIIELNGAPLATTVVSATRLQATITTTQIAAPGTAKISVHTPSNLSGDLGCTSGGDSASLTLTVT, encoded by the coding sequence TTGTTTACAACTCGCCGTCTCGGAGCGATGGTAGCTGTCATCGCTGCTGCGCTTTTTTTTGCAAGCTGTTCTCCTATCGACCTGGTTTGCAATAGTGCCCGACCTGTCCCAGTCATAGCGACGATTACACCCAGCTCGGCGACTTTCGCCGATGTGCAGGCATCGCTCACCCTCACGGTGGATGGGAGCAAATTTGTCTCGTCTTCGATTATCGAATTGAATGGCGCGCCCCTGGCCACGACCGTTGTAAGTGCGACCCGTCTACAGGCAACGATCACCACGACTCAGATTGCCGCACCTGGTACGGCTAAGATTTCGGTGCATACGCCCAGCAACCTCTCCGGCGACCTGGGCTGCACCAGCGGTGGAGATTCAGCCAGCTTGACATTGACCGTCACGTAG
- a CDS encoding NUDIX domain-containing protein, whose product MSIKTLSTREIYRNPWLRLREDRILRGNGVEGIYGVVDKDDCAIIIPIDGDHVYLVEQFRYTVQQRYLEFPQGGWEMQDVDPEELARGELREETGLVAERMQFLGTTYVAYGYANQKMHIFLATGLTHAEKEPDPEEHDLQLHRVLIADFEAMLREGRIPDVCTLATWGLYRLR is encoded by the coding sequence ATGAGTATCAAGACGCTTTCAACGCGTGAGATCTACCGCAACCCCTGGCTACGCCTGCGCGAAGACCGCATCCTGCGCGGTAACGGCGTGGAAGGAATTTATGGTGTGGTGGACAAAGACGACTGCGCCATCATCATTCCGATCGACGGCGATCATGTTTATCTCGTAGAGCAGTTTCGCTACACCGTGCAGCAGCGCTATCTCGAGTTCCCGCAGGGTGGCTGGGAGATGCAGGATGTCGATCCCGAAGAGCTCGCGCGCGGCGAACTGAGAGAAGAGACTGGCTTGGTGGCAGAACGCATGCAATTCCTCGGAACGACTTATGTCGCCTACGGATACGCCAACCAGAAGATGCACATCTTTCTCGCCACCGGCCTAACGCACGCCGAAAAAGAACCCGACCCCGAGGAGCACGACTTGCAATTGCATCGCGTCCTCATTGCTGATTTCGAGGCGATGTTACGCGAAGGCCGCATTCCCGATGTCTGCACCCTGGCCACCTGGGGACTTTACCGACTCAGATAA
- a CDS encoding SulP family inorganic anion transporter produces MSSNSQSQSLFSLPNWLTSYRSEWLRPDIIAGLTAAAVVIPKSMAYATIAGLPVQVGLYTAFLPMIIYAVLGTSRVLSVSTTTTIAILTAAEFAEVVPNGDAASLLRASATLTLLVGAMLVVACFLRLGFVANFISQPVLTGFKAGIGIVIVLDQVPKLLGVHIPRATFLKNVLATLRSIPETKLLTLGVSVTVIVLLVALEHFMPKSPAPLIGVAVGIAGAYFLHLSTHGVELVGRIPQGLPPVTLPALGMVEHLWPGALGIALMSFTETIAAGRAFAKSDEPWPQANRELMATGLANVGGALLGAMPGGGGTTQTAVNRLAGARTQVAELVTGAMTLVTMLLLAPMIALMPQATLAAVVIVYSVGLIKPAEFREILRVRRTEFLWAVIAMAGVVLVGTLKGILVAIIASLVALAYQVANPSVYVLGRKPGTNIFRPRSAEHPEDETYPGLLMVRPEGRIFFANAENLSHKVWVLIDEAKPNVVIVDMRAVFDLEYTALKMFTEGEKKQREYGMRLWLVGMNPHVFDMVQKSALGESLGREGMHLNLESAVAKYAEHASLPATV; encoded by the coding sequence ATGTCTTCCAATTCGCAGTCTCAGAGCCTCTTCTCGTTGCCGAATTGGCTGACTTCCTACCGCTCCGAGTGGCTGCGTCCCGACATCATTGCCGGGCTCACCGCCGCTGCCGTCGTCATCCCAAAGTCGATGGCGTATGCGACTATCGCCGGGCTGCCAGTGCAGGTCGGCCTCTACACGGCGTTCCTGCCGATGATCATCTACGCCGTTCTCGGCACCTCGCGTGTACTCAGCGTTAGCACAACGACAACAATCGCCATCCTTACTGCCGCGGAATTTGCGGAGGTGGTTCCGAACGGTGACGCCGCCTCTCTGCTTCGAGCTTCAGCGACCTTGACGCTCTTAGTTGGAGCGATGCTCGTGGTTGCATGCTTCCTGCGATTGGGGTTCGTGGCGAACTTCATTTCACAACCAGTACTCACCGGTTTTAAGGCCGGAATCGGCATCGTTATCGTGCTTGACCAGGTGCCAAAGCTTCTCGGAGTGCATATCCCTCGCGCAACGTTTTTGAAGAACGTGCTGGCGACGCTCCGGAGTATTCCTGAAACCAAGCTGCTCACCCTCGGGGTGAGCGTAACGGTGATTGTTCTGCTGGTCGCTCTCGAGCATTTCATGCCGAAGTCGCCAGCGCCCCTGATCGGGGTTGCTGTTGGCATTGCGGGCGCCTATTTCCTGCATTTGAGCACGCACGGCGTTGAACTGGTCGGGCGCATTCCGCAAGGATTGCCGCCGGTGACGCTTCCCGCGCTCGGGATGGTAGAGCATCTCTGGCCGGGTGCGCTCGGGATTGCGCTGATGAGCTTTACCGAGACGATTGCGGCGGGCCGCGCCTTCGCGAAGAGCGACGAGCCTTGGCCGCAGGCCAACCGTGAGTTGATGGCTACGGGTTTGGCCAACGTAGGCGGCGCTCTGCTCGGCGCCATGCCGGGCGGTGGTGGAACTACGCAGACAGCGGTGAATCGCCTCGCCGGAGCTCGCACCCAGGTGGCGGAACTCGTGACCGGCGCCATGACGCTGGTGACCATGTTGCTTCTGGCGCCGATGATTGCCCTCATGCCACAGGCGACGCTCGCGGCCGTGGTGATCGTGTACTCGGTAGGCTTAATCAAGCCTGCAGAGTTCCGCGAGATCCTCCGTGTGCGCCGAACCGAGTTCCTCTGGGCCGTGATCGCGATGGCAGGAGTGGTCCTTGTTGGAACGTTAAAAGGCATCCTCGTGGCAATCATCGCTTCGCTGGTCGCGCTTGCGTATCAGGTCGCAAATCCATCGGTCTATGTTTTGGGACGCAAGCCTGGCACGAACATTTTCCGGCCGCGTTCGGCAGAGCATCCTGAAGACGAGACCTATCCGGGGCTGCTGATGGTGCGGCCGGAGGGCCGAATCTTCTTTGCCAATGCGGAGAATTTGTCGCATAAGGTCTGGGTGCTGATAGATGAGGCGAAGCCGAACGTCGTGATCGTGGACATGCGTGCGGTCTTCGACCTCGAATATACCGCCCTCAAAATGTTCACCGAAGGCGAGAAGAAGCAGCGCGAATATGGCATGCGTCTGTGGCTGGTTGGGATGAATCCGCATGTGTTCGATATGGTGCAGAAGTCTGCGCTCGGAGAATCGCTCGGACGGGAGGGGATGCACCTGAACCTGGAGAGCGCGGTGGCGAAGTACGCGGAGCATGCATCGCTCCCGGCGACGGTATAG